In Antechinus flavipes isolate AdamAnt ecotype Samford, QLD, Australia chromosome 6, AdamAnt_v2, whole genome shotgun sequence, the sequence ttataaaaaaaatttaaattaaatatatcaataaaaaacgGTTTACTACCAATTCATTTAATGCATGAACACTAAAGGTGTTCATCCAGTACCTGAGATATTATTGTCCTTCATACTGAACTGATGAGTCCTAAGGATTCTTTAGTTATAATTCTTTAGACGAGACAAAGAACTAAGGGACTCTGAAAGTGTTGCTGCCTTCAAAATATAAATAGCTAGACCTGGCATGAATGGGGAGGCTCCTCAGTAGGCTGTTAAAGTACCAGAGCATCAATATCCAAGATCAGCCAATTGGTCAATGAGCACTTATTAAgagtttattatgtgccagacattgggaTGCAAAGACAAAGGAAATCCTCTGCTCAAACTAAAGAGCTCACAAACTAATGGAGagatatgtaaataattatgtacaaaagaTACACAatagataaataggaaagaattaaTAGAAGGAAGACACTGGAATTAATCTTCCCATAggagatgagattttagctggtacttgaaggaagctaaggaaatcaataaacagaaatagggaaggaaCAAACATAACCACAAAGAGATCAGGATTACTGGCTTGAACAGTATATGGGAGAATTTCAAGGTATTAGAAGACAGAAATTGTATGAGTGATAGTAGGTTATAAAGAGCTCTGAACATTagagaattttgaatttgaagctagaggtgatagggagccactggagtttctAGAGAGTGCCCTGTGcttcagaaaaatcattttgtgaGTTGAATGGAAAAACAGTTGGTGTAGGGAGAAACTTTTGGCAGGCAGATCTACCAGCAGGcaattgcaatagtccaggcatgagGAGATGATATCCTGCACCAGGGTGGTTGGTAGAATCACAAGGGAGAAAGAGGCAAATTCAAGAAAGgttgcaaaaatgaaatcatcagGTCTTGGCAACATAATGGAAGTGGGAAGATAATAAGGTGTCAAAGATGATTCCTAGATTGTGAGACTGGGGGGATTAGGAGCATGGTAATGCCCCACCAATTGGGAATGATAAATTTGGTATTGGAAATGCTGAATTTAAGAATTCTACTAGACATCCAGTTAAAGATAATTGGAGATGCAAATCTGGAGACCCGCAGAGAGGTTAGGGCTGActaagatttgaaaatcatcatcTTATAGATGATTAGTGAGTGTGACCAGGATGAAGGCCCAGCAGAATTGAGAAGGAGCTGTCATATAGGTAGGAAGAAATCTAGGAGAGCATATTCTCCTGAAAACCTAGGGAGAAAATAGTATCAAGGAGAAGGCAATCGACAGTGTCAAAACCTGTGGAGAGGTCAAGAAGtaggaagattgagaaaagaataTTGTGATTCAGAAACCAAGAGGtcactgataactttggagaaagcagttttagTTAAATGCAGTCAAAAGTATTgtaaagaattaagaagagtgtgagagaagagaaaatggaagaacttATTGTAGATGGTATTTACAAAAGGTCTAGCCACAAAGCAgagaaaatttatgaaataagagGAATGAAAGGATCATATGAGGACTTTTTGAGGATTGGGGAGATATGGATAATgttttcattagggaaatagaaaatatacaggatgagattgaagataagtgagagaATGGTGCTATTAGAAGGGGTAGTCTGCAGGAGGAAATGGAATAGAATGGGAATACTTTTGCAGGTAGAGGAAGTTTACCCTGATAAGGAAGATGTCAGACAGGTGAAGGAGCACATAGTGACAGAAGGCATCTGCACTCAGATATGAGatgagaaggagagggaaagagggactTTTTGGTGAACAATCTcaaatttttttggtaaaataagaGACAGCATTCTTAGCtaagatgggaagggaaggagagccaTGGACCGCttgagaaagaatgagaagggTTTTTTAAGAGTCCCTCTGGAGAGTAATAATGAGTTGATAAAGAAGGTAGGGAAGGATTGCTTAGCAGTAATAGGGCCTATTGAGATTATGTGACCTATATTTACAGTGGACCCAATCAGAATGATCAATTGACTTTCTTCATCTTTGTTCATGAATCCACCATCAGTGGATGGTAGGTATAATTCAAGGCTGAGGCATGGAAGGATTAAAATAGGGGCGAGGGGCAGGGACTCAAGATTATAGCACTCTGTACAATAAAATTGGTTCTTTGAGAAGTTAAAGtgtggaaaaaaaggaaagagtggCTAATGCTGGGTTGGGAGGGAAGTGAGGAGTCAAGGGACTAGAGGTCATGGTGTTGACTAAAAGTAGGATTTAGTATGGAAAAGCAGAGATAGAAGTGGATAGCCAATAGATTGTGTGAGATGAGGAAATTTCAGAGTTCTTAAACATAGAGGTGGGGTATTTGTAAATGAGGGCAAGATAAAGGAGATGAGATGAAATGGGATTGCTTTGTGTGTGTGGCTGGAAGAATAGTTCATGCAAAATGAGTAGTTTGAGGACCAAAGTTAGAAGATTTGAGGAAATATCAATATGTATTTTGAAGTTCACTAGTATGAAAGCAGGAGAGAGATTGTGATTCAGGTAGTATACTTATTGCAAAAAGAATGGGAGCTAGAATACTATAATActcccttttttctgttttattaatgtATATTTAGAGACAGATCATTGTAAAGATTGCCTTAGTTACAAGCCAGACATTTTCtttcatgtaattattttttttaaaatttgttctttggcctactcattatttaggatttcacTGGAAAATTTCTATTTGGGTCTGTATTTTTTAGCTTGTGTTCTTTAATTCTAATAACTATTTTTATTGGCTTATGGTCTAAAAAGAAtacctttattatttttgcctttttacaattatttcaattgtcttaggaagattctgaagattacctggcagGATAATATATCAGTCACTAAACTATCAAGCCTTCAAACTgtattgcagagagcacaactctgttggtcacattgttaattttttctttgtaaattttctattgtaaaatttcttttacaaatttaGAGGCTAAGGTATTTGGATTATGtaagtttaatattaatattggttTGTTGTTTATAATTCCTTTCAGCacaatgtgtttttcttttttctttcttttttttttttttattgtagaagTTTGTTCTGTCTGAGTCTGATAACATAATTTCAACTCCCGCTTCTCTGAATTCACCTGATCCATAGTAAATTTTGTTCtagtttttcacttttattcCATTTATATCTTTGATTCTTAGGGAACTTCTTGTGAACAACCAATTATTTGAATTTGCtgctattcttttttcatttattgtattGTTCAATATTGAACATTCACATTGAAAGTTATAAGAGATAGattgatattttctttcccttgtcTTTAATAATGATTTCCTCCTCTCTggtctctcctccttcctccctattTAGGACTCATGATATAACAtgtgtcctttggaattgtgatggattattgtattgatcagatgTATTATGTCTTTTGGTgttaattatctttaaaatgtttctgttaactcttgttaatttcattttgcatcagttcatacagttctttccaggttttcctgttACTATCCAGTTTATCAtttcacaatagtattccatcacattaatgtaccacaacttgttcagttattctctaattaataaacaactcttcagttttcaattttttgccaccagaaaaaagaggattcaatttttgtacagatgagtgcttttcctctttttctttaatctttttgagGTATAGACCTAATAGTTCaacttctgggtcaaagagtatgtacagtttaatagcctttggggcataattcaaaatttctttccagaatggtaaGGCTATTCATAGCTCCATCAATattgcctattttcccacatacctttttgcatttcctttttcatGAACTTTACTAATTTGGTGGGTattgttttaattggcatttctctattAGTGATTCAGAGcgttttttatgtgactattaatagctttgatttcttcctctgaaactgcttattcatatcctttaatgaTTTATCAGCTGAGAAATGCtttttattcttgtaaatttgactttAAGTATTTTTaggaatgagacctttatcagagaaatttgccacaaagatttttctgttttctacttttattctaattttagttgcattaGTTTTCCTAGTGCAaaagtttttaaactttatataatcagagttatccattttatctctatcatttattatatgtgaaatatctatcatttatttcatcatgaattctttgtttATCCATAAATCTAACAGgtaatttcttctaatttgtttataaaaccATCATTTATCTctaatcttctttttttcatttaatgtttatccttttttaatgaataaatctcAGATTTGAAAAGTGTTTCATCTTTGGATTGCATCCTGAGCTCCTTTGCTCTTTGGGATATattattctattccttctttttgttCCTGCTTAGTATAGAATGTATAGCCATGAGTTgttcaaatttcctttctttatatgaaagactttgtcttttccattgtaaAATTAGTTGTTGTCATGTACTGTAATTTTGATAATCTACGATATTGTGGCTGTACTCCAAATATATGAGATTTGGAGTTGTAGGCTGCCTTGATTGAAGCACTTTCCTTCCTACTCACCCAACCATGTCACTCCTACCCTTTTGGTTTCTTTATGCAATTCTTTTCTTCGATGTTCCACTCTAGTGTAATTAACAAATGTTTCTTTAATCAACCTGCTCCCTCTCATTAGAACTTATTTTGTACATGTTTTATATCTAATTTtctatttacatgttgttttcctcCAGTAGATTGTTTACTCATTGAGGGCAGGACATGTTTCACTTTTGTTTGTGCTGGACACATAGCAGGATTCAGTAAATGCTTGTGGAATCAATATTCACCAAGCATATGCGATATAGGAAATAAATCTTTGCTCTCATTTTATCTGagaatttttctaacattttatttaaaataaaatcacaacaaaatatacattgattaaaaaacaaaaatgtacagTATCATAAAGGTAATATTTCACTGATATATGCATAAACCATTTTCATTTGCCTTTATATATTCtcttcaaaacagaaaaataaacactAATGTCCTTTTCaactaagaaatgaaaatgaaaactttaaactTTCATTAACCTGGTTGATACCACTTGACTAAAACTAGAAATCAAACCCATTATGTTTCCAAATGCCATATAGACATTTATTTACCCAGAAAGCTTAGAAATAAGTATTAGaaattctcctctcccctcctccagcCATActgcaatatttttatttttctgtcctttCTAAAAGCACAGTTGAGCATTCCTCCCCCCATTAATGAGTTTCAAAAGATGCACTATCAACTTCATGAGAATGAAGTTTCAGAGGTTTAATATTTTCAATACTCTTAGGGTCACTGACTAGATGAACTTCTTGGCTGTGATATTCTTGGCTGATTTTGCCAACTTGTTGTTTGTGAAATTCTTGGCTATCTCTGTCAACTTCTCGATTGTGAAATTCTTGGCTGACTTTGTCATTTTCCTGACTGCCATGTGAGTCACTTTGCTGCTGGCTGTCATAAATATTCCGTTCAAGTTGAAAGCTTTTCAATTGCTCATGACTATGGGTTTCTACACTGTATTCATCTGCCTGGCTGGCTTCATTACTCCCCTGGCCATTACTTTCCCAAGATGAAACCTTAGGAAAGGTTTGTGAGAGAGGGATCGCTTTGTGTGTTTTTTCAGATTCGTAGCTTTCTATTTGGGATGTAAGATCTTCTTCTGTAACATCATGCACCTGTGtcaaaacaacaaagaaagatttcaaattattattttcttcagtgaacttttgtacctcctttcccatttgaccaattctacttttaaggagttcttttcttcagtgaatttttgtgcctcagAAAGATTTCAAAGTTACAAGTGCATCTGAACCAATCAATCAGTAGTTCATTATGGATCAAAAAACTGTCGCctaagatagaaaaacaaaaataaaatattttctctccttttgaaTCTCTGAATTTTCGCTACCACAACACAGTAGCTTCCTAACTCAGGAAGTTCACCTAGTACATATACTGGTAGTACATTTTGCTCCTACAGCCCCTTCTTCTGATTGGCTGCTTCTTTCCAGAATCAAGGAAAGTATAAAGCCAAATCTATCTTCATACCTCTTCAGGCTCTACTCCTGACTCTAGAATCTTTCTATAAGGACCTTACTCTCCCTCTACCTTCTTCACCTCTCttttacatattatctccccTCCTTATAAAGCAAGCTTTTCAAAGGCAGGGATTGactttctatttacatttgtATTTTCAGCTCTTAGTATactggcacataataagagcATAATAATGTTTGTTGCCTTAACTTGCCCACCAGGACTTCACATTTCATCAGATAAAATAAAGGacacatataggtatatacaaaaacaaattacaaaattatGTTCAAGGGGAAGGATTGTACTGGCAGTCCTTGGAGAAGcagaaaagcttcatgtagaaaatTAACACTAAGCTTCATCAGAAACAAGGGATTCCAAGAGATAGAATTCAAAAGGGAATGAATTTATGCCACAGGAGAATCTATGACGGAAACTGTTCAATGACACCAATATGGGTGAAGGAATGTTATATGTGAAGGACAGCAATGCAATCAGTTTGATTTGATCATTTAGTGTGTGAAGAGAAATAATGTAAACCATTTAAAAACACTTTCTGCACAGCTCAACTTGGAAACTgatttatgtgttttatttttagatttttttgaacTTAACTTTTTTTGGTTGAATATGATTGTCCTACTCTAGAGACTTTTCTCCCAAAAAAGTCTAGATGGAATAAGGGGTTTGGGACCATGATTTTTAAGTAAAATGTGCTGTGTTTGACAAGAAAAAGTATAGAAAGCTTTGAGATCAcaatttttaagtaaaaagtaTGTAAGGAAAAGTATGGAAAATTATGTGGATTTTCCAAAAGCAttaagtaaaacattttaaatagtaaTTTTGATATTACACACTGCTTTCATTCGTTTCTTATTTCCTAAAGAGAAGACTTTTTCACAGCCATCTAAAATTTTTGTAAAGGGAATTACCTGTTCTGATGATCTGTAGGGTACTCCCAATTTTGACCTCAGTCCATAGGCCACACTATCTCCTCTGCCACCATTATCACCTCTTGTTGGTCCATCAGGTAGAAAACTTGGTGTTGCTGGGGTATCAATAGGAAAATCAGTGACTACCTCATTTGATTCATCTGAATCATCAGAATCAATACTTTTATGTCCCtcatctccatcatcatcatcttcatcatcgaTGTCATCTGGACTTTCATTGGAGTTTCTTGGGAGCGTCTAAAAGCCAAAAGAGTTTTTGTGAAATTTAAAcatctacataaatgttagctactaaaTCCTACCTGAAAATTCACATCATAAAATATCCTCTTTTCCAAAATGATCCACAGTTTATAAATtttgcaaataaattattttggtaTACTACTACTCATTTGTTTAGATAATTGAAATTTTACTgaatatatatgcagatatattaCTGTTTTTAAGCATCACCCGAATCAACCAGTTAATATCTATTAATAAGAAAATACATTTGTATTGACACTTCTCATTCCATTGGCTTATTTAGCTTCCTCATCAGGAATTCATGGTATATCAAaatggtgatataaaaaaaaagctactagGGGCaattgggtggcacagtggatagagcaccagccttgaagtcaggaagacatgagttcaaatctgatctcagacacttaacacttcctagaagtgtgatcctgagcaagtcacttaatcccaattgcctcagcagcaaaaaaaaaaaaaaaagttactgtcaatgtgataaaaaaataattgacTCAAATATTGCTTTGACATGTTAACAGCTCTAATGAAGACAGTATTtataaacaatttggaaatgaaaataacaatgtaaacaaaatattgattTGGTTATTGTTTAAAGGCATTAGTTTGTCACTTGATGAATATGAGATTGTGTGAATTTCTAGTACTTCAAACAAAGTTTTTAAGCCTGATATTAATGAATCTTTCCTTTAGGACTAAATAGATAGGAAATATGTTTATTCCTTACTGATGAATCTTTTTGGAAATATGTGATCAAATTTTACTAGTCAAGTTTGAGATGTACTTTTGAATCAATACTGTCTAAGCATTAAGCTTTCATGCCCGACTTTTATGCCAACTCTGCACAAACAGATCCAatgtatataatactttaagcTTTACCAAATATTTAACCAGTCTAGAAGGAATTTTTTAGTGTATTATCAGAAGTAGAGTATCTAGCCCGGTCTAATTAGGAGAAAgaagctttataattttttttacaccCATTGAATTCCTTGTGTTGGGAAATGTCTCAAAGTTGAGTACTAACCTCTTGTAAGTCTTCTGTACTTTCTTCAGAGGACACTgaattctaaaaaggaaaaaagtcaacatGGAATAGATTATCTCTTTCTGACTTTGgcattcaaatgaaaatttttattcatgAGTATGAAAATGACACATCTTGTATAATATAACACAGCAGGACATCCATATAATTTATCCATATgcaagatactttttaaaaaaaaaacacctgttATTTCATTAATATGGAGGATTCTGGTAGGAAACATACACTTGTATATATTATAATGGTTATTTATATGCATGTTTTGTCCCTTGttaaatgtaagctttttgagggcatagatttttttttgtatcccctgaatttagcacagtgtctccCACGTAAAAAGGAATTGATAAATACTAGTAAGTTGATTAGTTGGAATGATAAGTAGATATGTGCATTTGTACACGTACACAGAGATAAACACTTGAGTTATGCATTTAATCATAAGAAGTTTTAAAATACCTGTGTAGGTAATAATGTTTGCTTCTGGGAAGGATCAGCATTCAGCCATGTTGCCACAAAATTTGGATGTTTGCTATAAAG encodes:
- the SPP1 gene encoding osteopontin; amino-acid sequence: MMRTAVICFCLLGIVSALPVKQQINSGSSEEKQLYSKHPNFVATWLNADPSQKQTLLPTQNSVSSEESTEDLQETLPRNSNESPDDIDDEDDDDGDEGHKSIDSDDSDESNEVVTDFPIDTPATPSFLPDGPTRGDNGGRGDSVAYGLRSKLGVPYRSSEQVHDVTEEDLTSQIESYESEKTHKAIPLSQTFPKVSSWESNGQGSNEASQADEYSVETHSHEQLKSFQLERNIYDSQQQSDSHGSQENDKVSQEFHNREVDRDSQEFHKQQVGKISQEYHSQEVHLVSDPKSIENIKPLKLHSHEVDSASFETH